From Candidatus Poribacteria bacterium:
TGTTGACGCGCTACGGGAGCGAAGTCTCCGATGTCTGTTCCCAGACATCAGCACACTGGCGCATTTGGAACACACGGTTCGATTGGTCGCCTCCGGACGAATTCGACTGAAACCGACCATCAAGCACGTTTTATCCGGCATCGAGTCTGTCCCCAAAGCCTTCGAGATAACCGCAAACAAAGGCAAATACGGTGCTATCAACCCTGCACAGGTAATGATGCACGAGTGATTTATGGTGAATTAGAGAAATAAGTAGACATTTACCAATAACTCCGACCTTCGCGAAGTTTCCAAAGGCCCCCTGAAAACCAGAGGTGGTGAGGAGGTGAGAGGACGAGTTTTTACACGCTTCTCCCGATTCTCGGGATCCTCGGCTTTGCCGGGACCCGCTTCCTCACACACCCGCTTCCTCGCTTCCACCTGATTAGGGGGTCGGCTGTCCATTGGGAGTGTTTCATTAATTCTAAGATCCACTATAATTTGCAAAAAACAGTTCTTCACACACATTTTTAGAGAGAAAAGACGAATGACCGACACCCAAACCACTAATGACTTCCAAACACTCCTTCCACATTTCCGCAAGAACGGTTATGTTGTTCTCAAGGATGCCCTCACCTCCGATGAAGTAACGTACTTCCGTGAAATCTACGATCGCGACCGTGAGCAGTTTGGCAGCCCAAATTGCTGGCATCCTTTCTCCAACCAGATGCGAAACTGCAATGCGTTAGTTACCTCGCCGGAATTTGACCAACTCCTCCGCCATCCCAAGATTCTGCCGGCGATTGAATTTTTTATGGGCGGACCCGTCTGTTTCGCCGAAATCTGCCTGCGCCACATGGGAGCTTATAATGGCGAGCCCCACCAAGGCTTCCATCGTGACCGTCCGCATTGGGAGGAGCATCCGCTTCGGATGGACTACATACAACTGATGGTCTACCTCACCGATGTCGATGAGAGAACACACTGTTTCTCTATTTCACCCGAATCCGTGGATGAGCAGATCTTGGAGGTCGCAGCGAATGTCGA
This genomic window contains:
- a CDS encoding phytanoyl-CoA dioxygenase family protein, whose amino-acid sequence is MTDTQTTNDFQTLLPHFRKNGYVVLKDALTSDEVTYFREIYDRDREQFGSPNCWHPFSNQMRNCNALVTSPEFDQLLRHPKILPAIEFFMGGPVCFAEICLRHMGAYNGEPHQGFHRDRPHWEEHPLRMDYIQLMVYLTDVDERTHCFSISPESVDEQILEVAANVERNGTVDLHGPAGTVALFNIAVPHTATVRVTQRERKTVQAYYGHRSRPYLSDCSVIPPRFSRHDPDPEVRAFYGNLNKTTRTYLEAFDPPSA